One genomic segment of Paenibacillus durus includes these proteins:
- a CDS encoding glycosyl hydrolase codes for MDDRKLRKLLQSASRLVTDKEWQSEYRDLIKEPANPDISIQARSLLERLYAVQGKGIFTGQHEYLEAPYTYTEHVNVLTGVYPALKGVEFGGITGQTAEQLDNQRQKVIAACRAWHASGGILTASYHAAYPGAAPLWEQVQRKTTQAEFDQIVTPGTALNTALLADMDSVAVYLKQLRDADIPLLWRPYHEMNGDWFWWGRKNNFPALWEIMYGRFTHYHGLTNLLWVWSANASNQWSDNAGRYYVGHNRADVLGMDIYNNDYRQDYYLELLEIGQRKIIAITENGHLPNMTDIRTRQPDYSWFLTWGKELTGKNSDAVIRNVFEDPYSLNRGEEPSPPESFPPDTTIGDGLLGNYYIGKDFNTLKVTKVIPKVDFNWKKGTTVGDYAMSVRWTGFVKPAYTEMYTLYTNASDGVRLYVDGKLVIDDWTVQSTTENSAAVPLEAGKYYYVKLEYFNNGDPEAVVQLLWSGYSQPKEVIPQSRLYSR; via the coding sequence TTGGATGATAGAAAGCTTCGAAAGCTGCTGCAATCTGCTTCAAGACTTGTCACTGATAAGGAATGGCAGAGCGAATACAGGGATCTGATCAAAGAGCCGGCGAATCCGGATATATCCATTCAGGCCAGATCGCTGCTGGAGCGTCTCTACGCAGTGCAGGGGAAAGGGATTTTTACGGGACAGCATGAGTATTTGGAGGCTCCGTACACGTATACTGAACATGTAAATGTTCTGACAGGGGTGTATCCTGCTCTGAAAGGAGTGGAATTTGGAGGGATCACCGGACAGACTGCCGAACAACTGGACAACCAGCGGCAAAAGGTAATTGCTGCCTGCAGAGCCTGGCATGCCTCCGGCGGCATCCTTACAGCATCATACCATGCCGCTTATCCTGGAGCTGCGCCGCTTTGGGAACAGGTTCAGCGTAAGACGACCCAAGCAGAGTTCGACCAAATCGTAACGCCCGGAACGGCGCTCAATACGGCTTTGCTTGCTGATATGGACAGCGTGGCGGTTTATCTCAAGCAGCTGCGTGATGCCGATATACCGCTTCTTTGGCGGCCTTATCACGAAATGAACGGAGACTGGTTCTGGTGGGGCAGAAAGAATAACTTCCCGGCTCTCTGGGAGATCATGTATGGCCGCTTCACCCATTATCACGGCCTCACTAACCTGCTTTGGGTTTGGAGCGCCAATGCCAGCAATCAATGGTCAGATAATGCCGGGCGGTACTATGTAGGTCACAACAGGGCGGATGTGCTCGGCATGGATATCTACAATAATGATTACAGACAGGACTATTACCTGGAACTGCTTGAAATCGGACAGAGAAAGATTATTGCCATAACAGAGAACGGCCATCTGCCGAACATGACGGACATAAGAACAAGACAGCCTGATTATTCATGGTTTCTTACCTGGGGAAAAGAGCTGACGGGGAAAAATTCGGACGCGGTGATCAGAAACGTTTTTGAAGATCCCTACTCCCTGAACAGAGGAGAAGAGCCATCCCCGCCTGAATCGTTTCCTCCGGATACTACCATTGGGGACGGGCTGCTGGGCAACTACTATATTGGAAAAGATTTTAATACACTTAAGGTGACCAAGGTTATCCCAAAAGTGGACTTTAATTGGAAGAAGGGCACGACGGTTGGCGATTATGCGATGTCCGTCAGATGGACTGGCTTTGTTAAGCCGGCATATACAGAAATGTACACCTTGTACACGAATGCTTCAGACGGTGTGCGTCTTTATGTCGACGGCAAATTAGTAATCGACGATTGGACCGTACAGAGTACGACAGAAAATTCGGCAGCGGTGCCGCTGGAAGCCGGGAAATACTATTATGTCAAATTGGAGTACTTTAATAATGGTGATCCCGAGGCCGTAGTGCAGCTGTTGTGGTCGGGCTACAGCCAGCCGAAGGAAGTGATTCCGCAGTCCCGGTTATATTCCAGATAG
- a CDS encoding SepM family pheromone-processing serine protease has translation MRQFRHRTGTRAAAYLFTLIVLVYAVVFMGTPYVVYQPGDASEVAPMIKVENEDKAEKGTFMMTTVSASYANVALLLYSALNPNAEIDRKAKRLGDQTEEEYAATQVYYMSSSQSSAVEAAYKAAKIPFRNTTQYLFVFSVPGEAGHKQFKPRDKILTVAGQQVTDPEALSKLLSSRKAGDQVAVSLERDGKKLAENVTLVEIKDSGKTAVRPGLGVVIGAVQKVEASEAGREVKFTDTDVGGPSAGLMFTMEIYNRLTKGDLTKGYTVAGTGTIDPNGEVGPIGGVQFKIVAADRKGAEIFFVPVQNYAVAKVKADKIGAKMKLVPVTTLGEAIQYMEKLPVKP, from the coding sequence GTGAGGCAGTTCAGACACAGAACGGGAACGCGCGCCGCGGCTTATCTGTTTACGCTCATCGTGTTGGTTTATGCAGTTGTGTTCATGGGGACACCTTATGTAGTATACCAGCCGGGAGACGCCTCCGAGGTGGCGCCCATGATCAAGGTGGAGAACGAGGACAAAGCTGAAAAGGGAACCTTCATGATGACGACCGTATCCGCCAGCTACGCCAATGTGGCGCTGCTGCTCTATTCGGCGCTGAATCCCAACGCGGAAATAGACCGAAAAGCCAAAAGGCTCGGTGATCAGACGGAGGAGGAATACGCGGCTACACAGGTTTATTATATGAGCAGCTCGCAGTCGAGCGCCGTGGAGGCCGCCTACAAAGCGGCAAAAATTCCTTTTCGCAACACGACACAATATTTGTTCGTTTTCTCGGTTCCGGGGGAAGCGGGTCATAAGCAGTTTAAGCCTAGGGACAAGATTCTCACTGTTGCAGGACAGCAGGTGACGGATCCGGAAGCGCTCAGTAAATTGCTGTCTTCCAGAAAAGCAGGGGATCAGGTGGCGGTATCGCTGGAGCGCGATGGAAAAAAACTTGCTGAGAACGTAACCCTCGTGGAGATTAAAGACAGCGGCAAAACGGCGGTTAGACCCGGTCTTGGCGTTGTTATCGGCGCCGTTCAGAAGGTAGAGGCGTCGGAGGCTGGAAGGGAAGTCAAATTTACCGACACGGATGTCGGCGGGCCCTCGGCGGGCTTGATGTTCACCATGGAAATTTATAACCGGCTGACTAAGGGCGATTTGACCAAAGGGTACACAGTTGCCGGAACCGGTACGATTGATCCAAATGGAGAAGTGGGTCCAATCGGAGGCGTTCAGTTCAAAATCGTCGCCGCCGATCGAAAGGGCGCGGAAATCTTTTTCGTCCCGGTCCAGAATTATGCAGTCGCCAAGGTAAAAGCGGATAAAATCGGCGCCAAGATGAAGCTGGTGCCGGTAACGACATTAGGCGAAGCCATCCAGTATATGGAGAAGCTGCCGGTCAAACCATAA
- the rpmF gene encoding 50S ribosomal protein L32 — MAVPQRRTSKTRRDKRRTHFKLVVPGMVKCEQCGELKLAHHVCKVCGTYKAREIIKQ; from the coding sequence ATGGCAGTACCTCAACGTAGAACGTCCAAAACACGCCGTGACAAGCGCCGCACGCACTTTAAGCTGGTTGTCCCGGGCATGGTGAAATGTGAACAATGCGGAGAATTGAAGCTTGCTCACCACGTATGCAAAGTATGCGGAACGTACAAAGCAAGAGAGATCATCAAGCAATAG
- the plsX gene encoding phosphate acyltransferase PlsX, which yields MQIAIDAMGGDHAPESNVEGALSAAAEWKDTQIILVGDEARLAPLLKDKPVNVTVRHASEVIGPDEEPVKAVRRKKDSSMVVAGKMVKEGEAEAMISAGNTGALMTTGLLIVGRMPGIERPALAPMIPTLDDVGVLALDLGANMDAEPQHLAQYALMGSIYRSKVHGISQPRVGLLNVGAEPGKGNKLTKEAYPLLEQLEGINFVGNVEARDVLMGSCDVLVCDGFAGNILLKSLEGTAGAIFSLLREQFSKSLKTKLGAAMLMPELRGLKGKMDYKEHGGAPLLGLSGLVVKGHGSSDGNAIKNAVRQARQALSSGLVPSISKEISGK from the coding sequence GTGCAGATCGCCATTGACGCCATGGGCGGGGATCATGCGCCCGAGAGCAATGTGGAGGGCGCCTTGTCCGCGGCAGCGGAATGGAAAGATACGCAGATTATTTTAGTCGGTGACGAAGCAAGGCTGGCGCCGCTGCTTAAAGATAAGCCGGTCAATGTAACGGTCCGTCATGCAAGCGAAGTAATCGGACCCGATGAGGAACCTGTCAAAGCGGTTAGGCGGAAAAAAGATTCATCCATGGTTGTTGCAGGGAAGATGGTTAAAGAAGGCGAAGCCGAGGCCATGATATCCGCTGGCAATACGGGCGCCCTTATGACGACAGGGCTCCTAATTGTCGGAAGAATGCCGGGCATTGAGCGCCCGGCGCTCGCTCCGATGATCCCGACCCTCGACGATGTCGGCGTGCTGGCTCTGGACCTTGGCGCGAATATGGACGCCGAGCCGCAGCATTTGGCGCAGTACGCGCTGATGGGAAGCATTTACCGCAGCAAGGTGCACGGCATTTCGCAGCCGCGCGTTGGTCTGCTGAACGTCGGCGCCGAGCCGGGCAAGGGGAACAAGCTGACCAAGGAAGCGTATCCGCTGCTGGAGCAGCTGGAGGGCATTAACTTTGTCGGCAACGTGGAAGCGCGCGACGTTCTGATGGGAAGCTGCGATGTGCTCGTCTGCGACGGATTTGCTGGGAATATCTTGCTGAAGTCGCTCGAAGGGACGGCGGGAGCGATTTTTTCTCTGCTCAGGGAGCAGTTCAGCAAGTCTCTGAAGACAAAGCTTGGAGCGGCGATGCTTATGCCTGAACTTAGAGGGCTTAAGGGCAAGATGGATTACAAGGAGCACGGCGGAGCGCCGCTGCTGGGCTTAAGCGGTCTCGTAGTAAAGGGGCACGGTTCTTCTGACGGAAACGCCATCAAGAATGCGGTCCGGCAGGCGCGGCAAGCGCTATCGTCTGGTCTTGTCCCAAGTATATCCAAGGAAATCAGCGGGAAGTGA
- a CDS encoding nucleoside recognition domain-containing protein, with amino-acid sequence MNINIARIAKKSAPFLSGGLAMLLAAAIISSPEQSFNASLQGLKLWWTLVFPALMPFLMLSEMLSASGFVHAIGVLLEPLTKLVFRLPGSAGWTLALGMTSGFPGGAQGAAQLYRQGDISGREAGRLASLSHFASPVTLLIVVGASMLHSPAAGYGLLAVHWLAGLAAGMTVSAGATRPAKSASSAKASVARQTSLIRQAMTAAADARARDGRSFGKLLGESVSASVQCLMLAGGYIIIFAVVISIISGLGPQLPTAVTSALLELHLGAQALTSGTMPQISLRPLELALLSGALGWSGICAQLQALAVLKPAGVRYLPFAAGRLLHGGYAFVLTLLLYKPLTAFQESALPVLAGREISLTGASGIEAIWRSFPGLVAMHLLMLLTLLLLSAAVRLVSAIRGRSL; translated from the coding sequence ATGAACATAAACATTGCCCGAATAGCCAAGAAATCGGCACCTTTTCTATCCGGAGGCCTGGCTATGCTTCTCGCAGCAGCCATCATTTCTTCGCCTGAACAATCTTTTAACGCCTCACTTCAAGGCTTGAAGCTATGGTGGACGCTGGTCTTTCCGGCACTGATGCCTTTTCTGATGCTATCGGAAATGCTGAGCGCCTCCGGTTTCGTTCATGCCATCGGTGTTCTTCTGGAACCTCTTACGAAGCTGGTCTTTCGGCTTCCGGGCAGCGCGGGATGGACGCTTGCGCTGGGGATGACGTCCGGCTTTCCCGGCGGTGCCCAGGGAGCGGCCCAGTTGTACCGGCAGGGCGACATCTCCGGCAGGGAAGCCGGACGCCTGGCGTCGCTCTCCCATTTCGCCAGTCCGGTTACGCTCCTGATTGTGGTCGGAGCCTCCATGCTTCACAGCCCCGCAGCCGGTTACGGCTTGCTGGCCGTACACTGGCTTGCGGGGCTCGCCGCCGGCATGACGGTATCCGCCGGGGCAACACGCCCCGCAAAAAGCGCTTCTTCGGCGAAAGCTTCAGTCGCCAGGCAGACCTCCCTGATTCGGCAGGCGATGACCGCCGCCGCGGACGCTCGCGCAAGGGATGGGCGCAGCTTCGGGAAACTGCTCGGCGAATCGGTAAGCGCCTCTGTGCAGTGTCTGATGCTGGCGGGGGGCTACATTATTATATTCGCCGTCGTCATCAGCATCATATCGGGGCTGGGGCCGCAGCTGCCAACAGCCGTTACCTCTGCTCTGCTGGAACTTCATCTCGGGGCACAAGCTCTGACGTCTGGGACGATGCCCCAAATCTCATTGAGACCGCTTGAGCTTGCGCTGCTGTCTGGAGCCCTAGGATGGAGCGGCATCTGTGCACAGCTTCAGGCCTTGGCGGTACTCAAGCCCGCCGGGGTACGCTATCTTCCCTTTGCCGCAGGAAGGCTGCTGCATGGCGGCTATGCGTTCGTTCTGACACTGCTGCTATACAAGCCGCTTACGGCGTTTCAGGAATCGGCACTGCCCGTTCTGGCCGGCCGAGAGATTTCTTTAACCGGGGCATCCGGTATCGAAGCGATTTGGCGCTCTTTTCCAGGTCTGGTTGCCATGCATTTACTAATGCTGCTTACCCTGCTGCTGCTGTCCGCCGCCGTCCGGCTTGTCTCGGCTATTCGCGGCCGTTCCCTTTGA
- a CDS encoding glycosyltransferase family 2 protein produces MPRASVIMSVYNNAEFILEAIHSILIQTYTDFEFIIIDDGSTDGSAYLISQITDPRVVKIYHSENKGLVASLNEGLSMATGEYIVRMDGDDFSVPDRLAVQISFMDQNPSIDVCGAAYTTTIGERAKVNPIGHDEIKTWLLFHCCICHPSVIMRNRMIHRLGIQYDINYPHAEDYELFNRLAFQVQVANLPICLLFYRQHDRKVSIQHRNIQADTARRVRQQQFYKLGLELSDEENQTMVELLEFRINPKDYASYSKASGFARWVLDQNSLYKIYNQELLNAAFSRCISNLPYQ; encoded by the coding sequence ATGCCGCGAGCTTCAGTTATTATGTCAGTGTATAATAATGCAGAGTTCATTCTTGAGGCGATACACAGTATATTAATTCAAACATATACGGATTTTGAATTTATTATTATTGATGACGGCTCCACAGACGGATCTGCTTATCTTATTTCACAAATAACAGACCCTAGAGTTGTTAAAATTTACCATAGTGAAAATAAAGGGTTGGTGGCCAGTTTAAACGAAGGTTTAAGCATGGCAACCGGTGAATACATTGTACGAATGGACGGCGATGATTTTTCCGTACCTGATCGACTCGCTGTGCAGATATCATTTATGGATCAAAACCCCTCAATCGATGTATGTGGAGCAGCTTATACTACAACTATAGGAGAAAGAGCCAAAGTTAATCCAATAGGTCACGATGAAATTAAAACCTGGCTGTTATTTCATTGCTGCATTTGCCATCCTTCCGTGATAATGCGTAATCGTATGATTCACCGGTTAGGAATTCAATATGATATAAATTATCCCCATGCAGAAGATTATGAGCTTTTCAATCGTTTAGCTTTCCAAGTACAAGTTGCTAACCTGCCAATTTGTCTACTGTTTTACCGTCAACATGATCGAAAAGTATCCATCCAGCACAGAAACATTCAGGCTGACACGGCCCGGAGAGTGCGGCAACAGCAGTTCTATAAGCTAGGTTTAGAATTGTCCGATGAAGAAAATCAGACCATGGTAGAGCTGCTCGAATTTAGAATTAATCCAAAAGATTACGCTAGCTATTCTAAAGCCTCAGGTTTTGCAAGATGGGTACTAGATCAAAATAGTCTGTATAAGATTTATAATCAGGAACTATTGAATGCGGCTTTCTCAAGATGTATATCTAATCTTCCATATCAATAA
- the fapR gene encoding transcription factor FapR, producing the protein MPKKERQQQLLRIIEENPFVTDRELTRQLKVSIQTIRLDRMELGIPELRERMKQMAEHSYDQVRSLPVDEVIGDIVDLQLDKSGISIFEIRAEHVFSRNGIARGHYVFAQANSLAVAVIDAEIALTASADIRFVRMVRLGEKCISKAYVRSLAGRKGKAEVDVFTYVSDEMVFQGHFVVYRSVSEEYSEGVSRSADRH; encoded by the coding sequence GTGCCGAAGAAAGAGCGCCAGCAGCAGCTGTTGCGGATTATTGAGGAAAATCCTTTTGTCACGGACCGTGAGCTTACCCGGCAGCTGAAGGTCAGCATTCAGACGATCCGGCTGGACCGAATGGAGCTTGGTATTCCGGAGCTGCGGGAGCGCATGAAGCAGATGGCGGAGCATTCCTACGATCAGGTGCGCTCTCTTCCTGTGGACGAAGTAATTGGAGATATCGTTGATTTACAGCTGGATAAGAGCGGCATTTCGATTTTTGAAATCCGTGCGGAACATGTCTTCTCCAGGAACGGGATCGCCCGCGGCCATTATGTATTCGCTCAGGCCAATTCACTGGCGGTTGCCGTAATCGATGCTGAAATCGCGCTTACCGCCTCCGCTGATATCCGGTTTGTACGCATGGTCCGTCTGGGTGAGAAATGCATTTCCAAGGCTTATGTCCGCTCGCTGGCGGGCCGCAAGGGCAAGGCCGAGGTCGACGTATTTACATATGTTAGCGATGAGATGGTCTTTCAGGGCCATTTCGTCGTGTATCGGTCTGTAAGCGAAGAATACAGCGAAGGAGTGAGCCGTAGTGCAGATCGCCATTGA
- the rsmD gene encoding 16S rRNA (guanine(966)-N(2))-methyltransferase RsmD, whose product MRVVSGTAKGRPLKSVPGTGTRPTTDKVKEAIFSMIGPYFDGGAVLDLFAGTGGLGIEALSRGMDSAVFIDMEPKAIDTVRENLKAARLEDKSEVYRNDANKALAALEKRGRSFDLVFLDPPYRHKFGDELMSIMAGKGLLRQDAVIVLEHESGHEYPEHIPGFSRLRYALYGETAVSIYCYGSGSETDMGEGAQE is encoded by the coding sequence GTGAGAGTGGTGTCGGGCACAGCAAAGGGAAGACCCTTAAAAAGCGTTCCGGGAACCGGAACACGTCCTACGACCGATAAGGTCAAGGAAGCGATTTTCAGCATGATCGGCCCTTATTTTGATGGAGGCGCAGTCCTGGATTTGTTCGCCGGTACCGGCGGTCTCGGGATCGAAGCCCTGAGCAGAGGGATGGACAGCGCCGTGTTTATCGATATGGAGCCGAAGGCAATCGACACGGTGCGCGAGAACCTGAAAGCGGCAAGGCTTGAAGATAAGTCCGAGGTTTACCGCAACGATGCGAACAAGGCGCTGGCGGCGCTGGAGAAACGGGGACGGTCGTTCGACCTGGTCTTTTTGGACCCCCCATACCGGCATAAATTCGGAGACGAGCTAATGTCCATAATGGCGGGCAAAGGCCTGCTGAGACAAGATGCGGTCATTGTATTGGAGCATGAATCAGGCCATGAATATCCGGAGCATATTCCCGGCTTCAGCCGGCTGCGATATGCATTGTACGGAGAAACGGCGGTATCCATTTATTGTTATGGGTCCGGATCAGAAACCGACATGGGTGAGGGGGCGCAAGAGTGA
- a CDS encoding YceD family protein: MKFHFRKIANAGGPTHFHENVDVSEAVKGRKDILTVSPLLADLDALPAAADLVTVEGKLSGDADMLCARCLTPVKTHMDIPFAETFKWGKEPAEPEEDEDEDLIYVTDEAVDLAPYAQESYLLHLPLSVLCTPDCKGLCPTCGQNLNEGACSCDNTVIDPRLAGLKDFFK, translated from the coding sequence ATGAAGTTTCACTTTCGCAAAATTGCAAATGCTGGCGGACCTACGCACTTCCATGAGAATGTGGATGTAAGCGAAGCCGTCAAAGGCCGCAAGGATATTTTGACTGTATCACCGTTATTAGCCGATCTCGATGCGCTGCCCGCGGCTGCGGATCTCGTAACCGTGGAGGGTAAGCTGAGCGGAGATGCGGACATGCTATGTGCACGTTGCTTGACTCCTGTCAAGACGCATATGGATATTCCTTTTGCCGAAACGTTCAAGTGGGGCAAGGAACCGGCTGAGCCGGAAGAAGATGAGGACGAGGATCTTATCTACGTGACCGATGAAGCCGTAGATCTGGCGCCTTATGCTCAGGAAAGCTATCTTCTTCATTTGCCGCTTTCCGTGCTTTGCACCCCGGACTGCAAGGGACTCTGTCCCACATGCGGCCAAAATTTGAACGAAGGCGCCTGCAGTTGCGACAACACCGTAATCGACCCGCGTCTTGCCGGGTTGAAAGATTTTTTCAAATGA
- the coaD gene encoding pantetheine-phosphate adenylyltransferase, with protein sequence MSLQIREERVAIYPGSFDPVTLGHIDIIERAAKQFDRLIVAVLNNLSKNPLFTVEERADLLRQVTAHLPNVEVDIFRDLLANYIRQKEAQVIVRGIRTVSDFEYELQIATINSKLNSDAETIFMMTNPKYSYLSSSVVKEIGHFGGDLTEFVTPEVERAMRLKFKGNGRE encoded by the coding sequence GTGAGTCTGCAAATAAGAGAAGAAAGAGTCGCAATTTACCCCGGCAGCTTCGATCCGGTGACGCTTGGCCATATCGATATTATTGAACGGGCCGCGAAGCAGTTTGACCGTCTGATTGTGGCAGTTCTAAATAATTTAAGCAAAAATCCGCTGTTTACGGTGGAGGAGCGCGCCGATCTGCTTCGTCAGGTGACCGCGCATCTTCCCAATGTGGAAGTTGATATCTTCCGGGATTTGCTTGCCAACTATATCAGGCAAAAAGAGGCTCAGGTCATCGTACGCGGCATCCGTACTGTTTCTGATTTCGAATACGAGCTGCAAATTGCTACCATTAACAGCAAGCTGAACTCGGACGCGGAAACGATATTTATGATGACGAATCCGAAATATTCGTATCTCAGCTCCAGCGTAGTCAAGGAAATCGGCCACTTCGGCGGAGACTTGACCGAATTTGTGACCCCGGAAGTCGAGCGGGCGATGCGGCTCAAGTTCAAAGGGAACGGCCGCGAATAG
- a CDS encoding tRNA(Met) cytidine acetate ligase — translation MPTVGIIAEYNPLHNGHVHHYNEAKRLSGASRSIVVMSGPFTQRGEPAMLSKRARTEMALRMGADLVIELPVAYAVQPAEWFAFGAVALLEATGVVSSLCFGSESGSLTQLLPLARFLAEESGPLQSELRRRLALGESFPAAYSAAAAQVWQESGEAGSGPLLAAHRNNIPAERSADPVDQPGTGSAPELNEDSLAELLRGPNNSLGLHYLIALRRLGSSIVPLTVPRLGAGFHEPLRTGTAIASATALRGLLRMGGSPAEYIPEYSLDILRREQQEGRGPLDWESFRSPLLHLLSTRSAAELGGLLDVSEGLEHRLLRILPELEQFTVSGLVSALKSKRYTRTRLQRMLLHILLNHGKEEFSPGALSQGPGYIRVLGFRESGRSLLKKMKQSATLPVITRPALCSHPHLERDLQASAAYAAAFASPLRSDLYSDYLMPPVMV, via the coding sequence GTGCCGACAGTAGGGATAATTGCCGAGTATAACCCTTTACATAACGGGCATGTCCACCATTATAACGAAGCCAAAAGATTGTCCGGCGCAAGCCGCTCCATCGTCGTGATGAGCGGTCCCTTCACCCAGCGCGGAGAGCCTGCCATGTTAAGCAAGCGGGCACGGACCGAAATGGCCCTGCGCATGGGCGCTGACCTGGTTATCGAGCTCCCGGTCGCATATGCCGTCCAGCCCGCGGAGTGGTTCGCCTTCGGAGCGGTAGCGCTCTTGGAAGCGACTGGCGTCGTAAGCAGCCTGTGCTTCGGCTCCGAGTCCGGCAGCCTTACGCAGCTGCTGCCGCTGGCGCGCTTTCTAGCAGAGGAAAGCGGTCCGCTCCAGAGTGAGCTCCGCCGTCGTCTTGCGCTCGGCGAGAGCTTTCCCGCCGCTTACAGCGCGGCGGCGGCGCAGGTATGGCAGGAAAGCGGGGAGGCTGGCAGCGGGCCGCTGCTCGCTGCTCACCGCAACAACATTCCTGCCGAACGCAGTGCCGATCCGGTTGACCAACCGGGAACCGGCTCCGCACCGGAATTGAACGAAGACAGCTTAGCCGAGCTGCTGCGCGGACCGAACAACAGCCTTGGCCTCCATTACCTTATCGCTCTGAGGCGGCTGGGCAGCAGTATCGTTCCGCTGACCGTTCCGCGCCTCGGGGCGGGCTTTCATGAGCCGCTTCGCACAGGTACAGCCATTGCCAGTGCGACAGCACTTCGCGGGCTGCTGCGAATGGGCGGTTCCCCTGCGGAATATATACCGGAATACAGCCTTGACATTCTTCGGCGCGAGCAGCAGGAAGGCCGCGGGCCGCTGGACTGGGAGAGCTTCCGCTCTCCGCTGCTGCACCTTCTCTCCACCCGCTCGGCCGCCGAGCTTGGCGGGCTGCTGGATGTGAGCGAAGGACTGGAGCACCGTCTGCTGCGGATTCTGCCGGAGCTTGAGCAGTTCACAGTTAGCGGCTTGGTATCAGCCTTGAAGAGCAAACGCTACACCCGTACACGGCTTCAGCGGATGCTTCTGCACATTCTGCTGAATCACGGCAAGGAAGAATTCTCTCCTGGCGCATTGTCACAGGGGCCGGGATATATCCGGGTGCTCGGCTTTCGGGAAAGCGGCCGGTCCCTGCTCAAAAAAATGAAGCAAAGCGCCACCCTCCCCGTTATCACAAGGCCTGCGCTTTGCTCCCATCCGCATTTGGAGCGGGATCTTCAGGCGTCCGCCGCCTATGCCGCAGCCTTCGCCTCTCCGCTCCGAAGCGACCTGTACAGCGACTATTTGATGCCGCCGGTTATGGTTTGA
- a CDS encoding CCE_0567 family metalloprotein: MEQIDKLKEEIKELNNAAISLQNQLHDLAEGLPMHLEELPELARRTFETFSELTAKRQELKSLKSQKV; the protein is encoded by the coding sequence ATGGAGCAAATCGATAAGCTGAAAGAAGAGATTAAAGAGTTGAACAATGCGGCCATCAGCTTGCAGAACCAGCTTCATGATCTGGCGGAGGGCTTGCCGATGCATCTGGAAGAACTCCCCGAATTGGCGCGTCGAACCTTTGAGACTTTTTCTGAACTGACAGCCAAGAGACAGGAATTGAAGAGTCTGAAATCGCAGAAAGTTTGA
- a CDS encoding SOS response-associated peptidase, with protein MCGRYTITVTMEELMLEYYTQDVTIVNYVPKYNAAPMQYIPSVISSGTGNRIGQLRWGLVPSWAKDDKSGSKMINIRAETLTVKPSFRRLLSSRRCVIPADGFYEWRNQGSSKQPMRILMRDGGIFSMAGIYDIWVDADEKKLATCAIITTEPNDLTAQIHNRMPVILRPEDVDRWLDRSNHDVDGLAKLLKPFDAEKMKAYPVSTKVGNVRNDSKDLLDEV; from the coding sequence ATGTGCGGACGCTACACGATAACGGTAACAATGGAAGAGCTTATGCTAGAATACTACACCCAGGACGTGACGATCGTTAATTACGTTCCAAAATATAATGCCGCGCCCATGCAGTATATTCCTTCCGTAATCAGCAGCGGAACCGGGAACCGAATCGGACAACTGCGCTGGGGCCTTGTTCCTTCCTGGGCGAAGGACGACAAGTCCGGGAGCAAAATGATCAATATCCGCGCGGAGACACTGACCGTCAAACCTTCGTTTAGACGGCTTCTGTCCTCGCGGCGCTGCGTCATTCCGGCAGACGGATTCTATGAATGGCGCAACCAGGGATCAAGCAAGCAGCCGATGCGGATTCTGATGCGTGACGGCGGTATTTTTTCGATGGCCGGAATTTATGATATATGGGTAGATGCGGATGAAAAAAAGCTCGCCACCTGCGCCATCATCACTACGGAGCCCAATGATCTGACAGCGCAAATCCATAACCGGATGCCCGTAATTCTGCGTCCGGAAGATGTGGATCGATGGCTAGACCGGAGTAATCATGATGTTGACGGTCTTGCCAAGTTGCTGAAGCCGTTCGATGCCGAGAAAATGAAAGCTTATCCCGTCTCCACGAAGGTCGGAAATGTGCGTAATGACTCAAAAGATTTGTTAGATGAAGTTTAG